The sequence AGGGCGTTGTCAGTAGACaatgggaaaaaaattacaacagttactgcaagTTAAATTAACAATTCAACGGACAGTGAACAAGTAGGGCATGGGTGCATTAAGGCATCAAAAGGGCAAAGGTTAGCTGATTGGTACTGTGGGTGGCTGTTTAGTATCCCCATTTCATGATTCACAGTTTCCAAAATGTTCACATTACTCCTGGTAGTGAAGTTCACCACCAAGATGGTCAATAATCCACGGTTCTTTGGTTATACCTGAGAAAAAGCAACCTGGTAGAAGCAAACTTCATATCACAGAGTTATTGTACAGTTATCATCACACATATCCTGAACTGCACATCTATATCTGTAATAAGAAGAAAATAATCATTTGTATTTGTAGCCAGTGCAAATAGATACCGGTAGTCAGATTTGCTGTCCATGCCATTGACTTGTGATCGAATTACCAAACATCACAACAGAAAGTGCTGTTGCAACTCACTTACAAGCATGAAAAATAAGCCTTCATATTGCCTATGGCTATGTCCCTGGTAGGAATAAGACTAATGTACCATTAACCAAGACAACAAGAGCCAGAGACTGGTAACCCTATTTGGAGAATGTTTGCAAAATTAGGGCCTTTCTGTCCCCATGGGAACCGTGAGACCTTGTGAGGTCAGCATCATTTTGATCAAATATTGATATAATGTCTAGGATTATATTGCAGTTACAATATCGATCAGAGAGGCCACTTTAGACCACCTGGCATGGGGACGGTCCAGGTCCCATGTCATGATCAGGGCAATATGCACTTACCTGACATACACACTGAGTGTTAAACTGTGTaaagatcacacacacacacgtctactgaactcacgtgttgtattgacagaatCTTAGAACAATCTGTGCAGACTAGaaactacatccggggtcttggcccctggtacctagtgcgcatgtgcaaggcgggaaaactactagataaacattcccttCTATTTTTTCTTTAACAGAGTTAGTTAATGGTATCTTTCAAAAAGAGTATATATGTTTTCAATTGGATAAGTGGTTACTAAAATCTAAAGCTATTACATATTTATAAACTACACTTGAACAATATCTACAGTACTACAATTATCTAAAAACATTATCTATATCTCTacatgaacaagaaaaaaaacttttaacaaAGTAACCTCTGATTCTCTAAATGGGAAAATTACAGGTGTATGAAACTCTTAacttacaaaaatgtttgttgtaaCGAAAAGAAAATGTCTCCAAATAAAGATTTGGCATTCACCCCTTCCTTTGTGAGAATCACACTATTTCTATGAGCAGTATGATGGTAGATATCTCAATCCTGAGACCCTTTTCCAAACACAAAAACTTTCCACGATTCACCTACATAGTACATGGACATATAAAGCTTGGTATTGCATACTTGCACTTCTTGCCTTATACTAGAGGCTTTAATGGTAACATAACATGAGCCTAAACCTGTCATTGGTCCCTAAGACTATCCTGAAGGGTGCTAGAGTCACAACGTGTTCATCCAATATCAACATTGTACTGTGTAACCTGCCTTGACAAACACTTTTCAACAGTCTCTGTCTCTTGGGGAACTTCCCTCCCTATATCTGATTTCTCCTCATATGGAAAGGCACAACGGCCAAACAGTTCCTCTGCCTTTACTGCTTCGAACCTTACTGCTATGTCCTTATTTGTTGATTCCTCGTTGTTTGCTGGTTCTTCATCCAACTTCTCTACTCGTTCACTAATCTCAGCTTGCTCTGCAGCTGCCTGTCCTTTCCCAGTCTTGGGTTCTTGCCTCTCGTCTTCTACTGTTTCAGGCGTTTCTATCAGTGTCTGTGCCTCCAGACTTCCTTCCTGTGTTGTAAGATGACCCACAGCATTCTGGTACTTCTTTGTCATACTGTCCGAGATTTCCTGAAGTCTCCTTTCAGTGTTGTGCATGACATACTTTAAGTTCTCTTGCAGCATCTGACTCTTGGTGTTCTCTGCTGCTAACGTCTCCCTTATGGAGCTGTTCTCATATCTTAGCTGCTCGGTCAACATGTGCAACTGTGAAATCTCATCCTCTGTCTTCTTACTGAGAAGCTTGATTTCTTGATTAGTTTTGGCAAGTGTGTCATTTCTCTCGACAAGGTCAGCAATCTTCACCTGGGCAATCTTAAGATCTGCCTGAAGGCTCTTCATCTGTGCCTTTTGCTGCACTTGAACACTGTCCTGGGTACGACGCTCACGCATATCCTTGCCCAGATTAGCTTTGAACACCTCTTTGACCCTGATTGGTCTATCCACCAATGAAACACAATAATGTCCTGAGGTGGTCAAATGGAGGTTGACATTCCTGCCAAATATTGTGGCCCTGTCTTCCTGTGTGTTTAGTACTACGCCAGCCTTCTTCATGGCATCTAAAGACAGCAATAATGGAATGTCCCGTtctacaacatcagtcgttaTCAGCACATCTCGGCCAGCCACGTTTGCAGGAATCCTGTACCTGCCCAGGGAAGGTAGTGTGTTGTCCCCTCCAAACTCGAACACATGGGAACTGGCTTCTCGTGAAACATTCATCATATCTTTCTTATCCAAACCTGATAAGTATTGATCCAACCATGCAGAGCCACACACGGTAGAAGAGCATGCTGAATCTAGGACAGCATACGGCTCTGTTGACACTTCCGACATCATGTACTTGGATTCGGAAGCAGCATGAGTAAACAACACTGTAAACTTCTCATCTTCTTCCAACTTAACTTCAGCTTCCGTCACATAGGCCTCTTCTGCCTTTGCATCCGGGCAATCTTCCAAGAAGTGGCGGAAAGACCCACAATAACGACAACGTAAGTAATCTCCATATTTATCTCTAGGGTTCAGCGTCCCCTCACCCTGGCCCTGTCTACTtccatgggcgccgccatcttgaaaccgGAAACCGCCTCGACCCCTGCCTGGCTTGTTGTAGCGGCCTGGTTTGTATTGCCCTGTGGCGCCTGGTACGTACCTCCCACGGGAGGATTGGAATGCTTGCCTTTCTGCCACGTGAACCTCGTGTGTCATCATGGGCATGGCAAAAGAGTTAGACGAATGTGCCGACATAAGCTCACTGGAGAATTTACGTAAACTTGCCTTAGCCTGGGTGTATAGAGCTGTCTCTTTGGTGTAATCGAGCCCTGTCATGACCAACTTCGATTCCGCAGGGGTCAAATTCGCACGTCTTACCAACAACAAACCGAGTACGGAGGCGGGAAGAGTCACATGGCCACATTTGTTGAGAGTATTATAAAGAACGTCAAATTTTGAGATGTACTCACTCATCGGAAGGGATCCACGGCTAAACTGGTCAAACGCAGCAAACGAGTCCCAAAGTCTTCCAGTTTTGTCAACACGAAGGTGCTCGTCTAGTTTTGCCAGAACATTATCGAAACTGGTTTCCGATGTGAGCTCCGGCATGCTCAATCTGGACGATAGAAACTCACGAGTGTTGTACTCATCCTCCCCTTTTCCTTCTGGTAGGCTGAGCATGATCTCGATGCCCCGTCTCGTCTTGCCTAATGTCGTGACTGCATTCCAACATTCGAGTTCGAACCGATACTGTTCGTATGTCTTCTCCTTCATGTTGAAACGCGGCATTCTTGAGTGATGCTTCGACCATTCCGACCCCGccgccatttttttcttcttgctgCCGATACTCAGCTACACAAATTCTCAGAGGAAACTCGCAGATGTCGTCAGCAAAACTCCTGACTTGCGACACTGGAACGGTTGAGCAGTCAACAAAACTCAGACTACCCACCAGCCTCTGCTACCATTGTTAAACTGTGTaaagatcacacacacacacgtctactgaactcacgtgttgtattgacagaatCTTAGAACAATCTGTGCAGACTAGaaactacatccggggtcttggcccctggtacctagtgcgcatgtgcaaggcgggaaaactactagataaacaCTGAGGACGTGCTAGGTGCTAACATAAGTCCAGGGTTGAGCATAATGGGCAAGGAATTTGAACTTCAATACCTACATACATAGTGGTGTAGATATTATGGTGACGGTAAGCAGTACTTCATGCCCAAGTCGTTATTTCACACATGTGACTGTGAGTATGCAGGATAAAGTAATTTAAAAGTCTAGTCATATATATTCTGTATATTGTGCTGTCACCATGGGAATGTAATATATTACCAAAATAGTGAAATAGATGTTTGGTGGATACCGTAGTACTGATTTCGTCTTCTAACAGTAACATCGCGCTTTTGTATCCGTAtctgtatagtcggtataatcgccctttggcgtaacttCGCGGGCATGCatcatggcagcagctggttatattacactgaatgacctgtcacacctaataacctttacacatctagctgcaagcgttgtttgaTGAAAACTACCagtatctaatgaggatgcccctGTAGTatttggtggcaacgagttttACTCTACCATACCGTTAGTTCTGGGGAAAAACAAATTTCTAAACACCTCATGTGTACAAGTAAATGTACAATTAACCTTTGTTGACATTAATCCGTCGGGTTAggtaaatctgccactttgaaaaacagtgggtttgagagatctctagtgcaagATCAAGAGCACCCCCTCTAAATTCTAATCAAGATCAagagcacccccaggtatgcacagtatagatatacaggagtgcattatagtATACTGGAGGAATTTGGGtaggagatctgtttggacatatctttttagggtggtggaattatgtaccctggcagaattatgttagtagatgttacaatgtacatatcttCTGCAGTAAAAaccatattttgtttgtttccttagGCTGTGATGAAGTTTCCACAGGACTACCCCTACTCACCCCCCACTTTCCGCTTCACAACTAAGATGTGGCACCCTAACATATATGAGGTAAGTCTGCAAGGGTTTCTTGTGTTCAAAATTCTTAAAATTTACTAATGATTTGCTCATGCTCATCCCACACACTCCTGCACACATCCAACACTCAAGATTTCATCAAAGATTGAAATGATAGTaacaaaaattttgaaacagtcagacatttcagacaacaTCTGCTGTCTctcatcagtgactaaggacagtgAAAGACAgcggactgtttcaaaattttatccagttgcttgagaaactatttttggcttatcatattacctgtatgtctaaccttcatcagcggaTGTTTGATGTGATTTGATTGACGGGTTTGATTGTGTTGTACAGAATGGAGATGTGTGCATCTCAATCCTCCATCCGCCGGTGGACGACCCCCAGAGCGGAGAGTTGCCGTCAGAGCGGTGGAACCCAACACAGAACGTCAGGTACCTGTCAACTACATCTACATGTCTCTTTAGATGGCTTCAAGTGTGTGTGCAAATTTATTAATGTTCACTTGCAACTTGAAAGTCGATATTTATCATACAGCCTGCAAAGTGCCCAAAAAAGATATCTATCTGCAATGTGTTAAATGCACAAGTTCCTAATGTGCAGAATAAACAAGAAGttgtatttgtctttttttcagaaCGATTTTAATGAGTGTAATATCGCTGCTGAACGAGCCCAACACGTACTCACCAGCTAACGTGGATGCATCGGTCATGTTCCGCAAGTGGAGGGAAAGTTCCGGCAAAGACAAGGAGTATGAAAACATTATCAGGTACGGTtcgctgtgtttttttgtcaaaatgtttgttcGAACATGACATAACTGTCTGTAATTCATGATCTTAGGCCTCTTAGTCTTACAACCACACAGTATGTGCGAAATAGAGACCATATCTGAGCAGCATAAGGAAATTGTTGCCCCACAGTAATAATAACCTGTCTGATCCTGAAATAAACTCCACCTGTCAACTTACTGTTTTTGGAAGGCCCCTTGGTGGGTTGTTATTGAAAGGCTTGGTTCTCTTACACGCCCTTGGGCCACATGTACGCAGCTGCAAATGGGTGTACTTATGCATATGATTGCCAAGCAATTACAGTAATTAGAACGAATGATATGAATAAATGATACCTTCAAAACAGTCTTGATGAATATGTTCTCATCAGGCTTGATAGTCATTCTGAAGGCAGTTCTTTGTTCTGATCATAccttacatctacatgtactaacataatGCCGCCAGGGTACacaattccgccaccctgaaaagatacgtccaaacccCCTAACCTAATGTCCCCTGGTATGATGCACTtctgtgtatctaaactgtgcatacctggggggatgcactagagatctctcaaacccactgtttcttaaagtggcggatttacgAAACCTGAcggattgatgttaatggaCGTTGAGGTCGTAATGTAGCAATCCTCTCCTCTTTTCCGCCCACTCCAGGAAACAAACCAATGCCACGAAAGAAGATGCAGAAAAGGATGGCGTGAAGGTCCCCACAACACTGGCAGACTACTGCATCAAAACCAAGCCCAAGACTTCCCACTCCTCTATGGACATGGCTGATTTCTATGacgatgattatgatgatgggGACATGGACGATGAGGATGATGACGATTTCTATgaggacgatgatgatgattcaggGAACGGTGGAGAAGGGTCGTGATATGCAACTGccatcacccccctcccctccccgtAGGAAATATGCACCCAGGACTCACCATAACCCCATCCCGTCGGAATCATTTTCTGCCAGGAATCCAGCTCATCATGACCGACACAACTTGACAGGAACTTCCCACAGAATAATGGCCTTCAGGGGAAAATGATTGACACCTGTCAGCTCACATCATAATTTCTAGTGTTTCGTACAATTTTTGATATTACTTTAGGTCATATCattggaaaattttgaaatcagtaAGTCATCAAAAATGGGGCAATTCAAATTTCATGAAATGGGGGGATAAATTTGGTTTAAGATCACTGTTGATAATGGCTTGGAAGGGGTTTAAGAAATGTAGTGGTAACTTCTAGACATTTAAAGGGAGAACTAGACATGTCAATCacagtttttttgtcttttttctatgGTTGTGTACAGATAAAATTGAAAGCAATTTCACCGGTGGGAAGTTACGTCTAagctttgttttgaaatttcttCTCAAGTCATCCAGAATAATGTACAGATGTACAGCATGTGTTCTTGGCCTGGCACCTCTGCCATCTCCGTGCAAGGTTTTCCTCCTTCAGAGCTTACTTCCCTTATAAAGAAAATCATAAAGACCCCAATAGTCTTCACAGTACAATAATCAAGGTGGGAACTAAGCTTTGAAGGAAAAAAGGACAGCCTTTGGAGAGATAGATTGACACAAGTGTCACTTTAAATTGTGTTCTGGATATACCTAAGTTTTAACTTGTAGGTTTTGTGCACCTTGTTAAACTAACCCTTTggagagagagtgagaggtgATGAGGGCATGTTACTACTTACCTGGTGTGTTCTGGCCATTGTGAAAGTGTGCGGCATAGCCATTGGGGGAGGGCCATCCACGTGTAGCTGGTTTACTTTCAATGGCACTATCTTGCGAGGGGTTTGGACCAAACCAAAACCAATCAAATGTGCATAATAGGGCTCTGACTGTAAATTGGGAGTTTTAGATTGTACACATTTCCTTGCATGTCTGTACAGGGAAAGAATGATTTTATATTTGAACACAAGTATTTGATGCATAACGAAGTTGGTTTAGCCTTATGGATCTCACAGTGtggaaagaaatgttgatgttCCATCCCTGTGTAATACTTGTTTAGTCTGCATGTGGTCCAACAATTGTCTCTTATTATAATAGTCCGTTACATTCATCACATAAGTTTTGTGCAAAAGCCAACTTTGGAATACTTTGTATTGTAATTAT comes from Branchiostoma lanceolatum isolate klBraLanc5 chromosome 2, klBraLanc5.hap2, whole genome shotgun sequence and encodes:
- the LOC136428621 gene encoding ubiquitin-conjugating enzyme E2 R2-like, translated to MMASPPMSGSLRALALELKNLQEEPVEGFRVNLVNDENLYEWQVAIFGPPDTLYQGGYFKAVMKFPQDYPYSPPTFRFTTKMWHPNIYENGDVCISILHPPVDDPQSGELPSERWNPTQNVRTILMSVISLLNEPNTYSPANVDASVMFRKWRESSGKDKEYENIIRKQTNATKEDAEKDGVKVPTTLADYCIKTKPKTSHSSMDMADFYDDDYDDGDMDDEDDDDFYEDDDDDSGNGGEGS